One window of the Streptomyces sp. ITFR-21 genome contains the following:
- a CDS encoding acetoacetate--CoA ligase produces MTTTPEPAATPQTAAGPRPLWTPGLERIARAQLTRFHHWAAGLHGAPAARPGRPGADYAALHSWSVREPEAFWRAVAEWYDVRFSNPYRAVLADPAMPGAAWFPGARLNYAEHALRPALDPARAATPALLHLDERQRTGTVTWAELARQVAALAAALRRLGVAPGDRVSGYLPNIPQAVVALLAAAAVGAVYTSCAPDFGARGVLDRFQQVEPVVLFTVDGYRYAGRTHDRTGTVAELRAALPSLRATVHVPLLGTPAPEGALDWAALTAGDPEPAYEQVEFDHPLWVLYSSGTTGLPKAIVQSQGGILLEHLKQTGLHLDLGPGDRFFWYTSTGWMMWNFLVAGLLAGATVVLYDGSPGFPDTAAQWRVAERTGATVLGTSAAYVIACRKAGIHPGRDFDLSAVGCVATTGSPLPPDGFRWLHDEVRQDLWIASVSGGTDVCSCFAGGVPTLPVYVGELQAPCLGTDLQAWDERGRPLLDEVGELVVTNPMPSMPVRFWNDPGGVRYRESYFATYPGVWRHGDWITLTSRGTVVIHGRSDSTLNRQGVRMGSADIYEVVERLPEIRESLVIGVEEPDGGYWMPLFVRLADGAELDDALRDRVRAAIRGELSPRHVPDEIIAAPGIPHTLTGKRIEVPVKRLFQGAGLDSTVNPGSVDDLTVLRFYERLAAERASRP; encoded by the coding sequence ATGACCACCACGCCCGAGCCCGCCGCCACCCCGCAGACCGCGGCCGGACCGCGGCCGCTGTGGACGCCGGGACTTGAGCGGATCGCCCGCGCGCAGCTCACCCGCTTCCACCACTGGGCCGCGGGCCTCCACGGCGCCCCCGCCGCGCGGCCGGGCCGCCCCGGCGCCGACTACGCCGCCCTGCACTCCTGGTCGGTCCGTGAGCCGGAGGCGTTCTGGCGCGCGGTCGCCGAGTGGTACGACGTCCGCTTCAGCAACCCCTACCGGGCGGTGCTCGCCGACCCGGCGATGCCTGGCGCCGCCTGGTTCCCCGGCGCCCGCCTCAACTACGCCGAACACGCCCTGCGGCCCGCGCTCGACCCGGCCAGGGCCGCCACCCCCGCCCTGCTGCACCTGGACGAACGGCAGCGGACCGGCACCGTCACCTGGGCCGAACTCGCCCGCCAGGTCGCCGCCCTGGCCGCCGCCCTGCGCCGCCTCGGCGTCGCGCCCGGCGACCGGGTCAGCGGCTACCTGCCGAACATCCCGCAGGCCGTCGTCGCGCTCCTGGCCGCCGCGGCCGTCGGCGCCGTATATACCTCCTGCGCCCCCGACTTCGGCGCCCGCGGCGTCCTGGACCGCTTCCAGCAGGTGGAACCGGTGGTGCTGTTCACCGTCGACGGCTACCGCTACGCCGGCAGGACCCACGACCGCACCGGCACCGTCGCCGAACTGCGCGCCGCGCTCCCCTCGCTGCGGGCCACCGTGCACGTCCCGCTGCTCGGCACCCCGGCCCCCGAAGGTGCCCTGGACTGGGCCGCCCTGACCGCCGGCGACCCCGAACCGGCCTACGAACAGGTCGAGTTCGACCACCCGCTGTGGGTCCTGTACTCCTCCGGCACCACCGGCCTGCCCAAGGCCATCGTCCAGTCCCAGGGCGGCATCCTGCTGGAACACCTCAAGCAGACCGGCCTCCACCTCGACCTCGGCCCCGGCGACCGCTTCTTCTGGTACACCTCCACCGGCTGGATGATGTGGAACTTTCTGGTCGCCGGGCTGCTCGCGGGCGCCACCGTGGTGCTCTACGACGGCAGCCCCGGCTTCCCGGACACCGCCGCGCAGTGGCGGGTCGCCGAACGGACCGGCGCCACTGTCCTCGGCACCTCCGCCGCCTACGTCATCGCCTGCCGCAAGGCCGGGATCCACCCCGGGCGGGACTTCGACCTGTCCGCGGTCGGCTGCGTCGCCACCACCGGCTCACCGCTGCCGCCCGACGGCTTCCGCTGGCTGCACGACGAGGTGCGGCAGGACCTGTGGATCGCCTCGGTCAGCGGCGGCACCGACGTGTGCAGCTGCTTCGCCGGCGGTGTACCGACCCTGCCCGTGTACGTCGGAGAGCTGCAGGCCCCGTGCCTCGGCACCGACCTGCAGGCATGGGACGAGCGGGGCCGCCCGCTCCTCGACGAGGTCGGCGAACTCGTCGTCACCAATCCGATGCCCTCCATGCCGGTCCGGTTCTGGAACGACCCCGGCGGCGTCCGCTACCGGGAGAGCTACTTCGCGACGTACCCCGGCGTGTGGCGGCACGGCGACTGGATCACCCTCACCTCGCGCGGCACCGTCGTCATCCACGGCCGCTCGGACTCCACCCTCAACCGCCAGGGCGTCCGGATGGGCTCCGCGGACATCTACGAGGTCGTCGAACGCCTCCCGGAGATCCGCGAGTCGCTCGTCATCGGCGTCGAGGAACCGGACGGCGGCTACTGGATGCCGCTGTTCGTGCGACTCGCCGACGGCGCCGAACTGGACGACGCGCTGCGGGACCGCGTCCGCGCCGCCATCCGCGGCGAACTCTCCCCGCGCCACGTCCCCGACGAGATCATCGCGGCACCCGGGATCCCGCACACCCTCACCGGCAAACGCATCGAGGTCCCGGTCAAGAGGCTGTTCCAGGGCGCCGGACTCGACAGCACCGTCAATCCCGGCTCGGTGGACGACCTCACGGTGCTCCGCTTCTACGAGCGGCTCGCCGCCGAACGCGCGAGCCGCCCGTAG
- a CDS encoding cellulose binding domain-containing protein, which yields MRRSLTLLLALFGTLVLFSTPPASAAGGISATFAKTSDWGTGYQAQYTVHNGSSATTSTWKVEFDLPSGTTVGSYWDALLTQSGTHFTFTNRDYNGTLAPGASAVFGWVSSGAGVPANCELNGASCDAGGGSGGGGDTTAPSVPTGVLVGSATSSSLTVHWNAATDNSGSVAGYEVSRNGGAPAAVTGTSYTATGLTASTSYSFQVRAKDAAGNTSAYSAAVSGSTAAGSGGGGTTTPGLVRTAPYVDMGAWPTPSLTAMSQASGVKDFTLGFVTSAGCKASWFNAYDPRAAWAKDQIDAIRAAGGDVKVSFGGASGIELAQACSSVDALYTEYAAVVDAYNLTYVDFDIEGAAVAEPASIALRSQALARLQQTHPSLRISLTLPVLPNGLTSDGLNVVTSAKNAGVNLDMVNAMAMDYYQSVDYGDAAVQAANAVFSQLTSLYPGRTDAQVWAMVGVTPMLGQNDDGHVYDQSDARQLVSFAQGKHLGMLSFWEEGRDANACSGALYKCTNIAQAPYEFSKIFAAYTG from the coding sequence ATGCGAAGATCCCTCACGCTTCTGCTCGCGCTCTTCGGCACGCTCGTCCTGTTCTCCACTCCCCCCGCCTCCGCGGCCGGCGGAATCAGCGCCACCTTCGCCAAGACCTCGGACTGGGGCACCGGCTACCAGGCCCAGTACACGGTCCACAACGGCAGCAGCGCGACGACCAGCACCTGGAAGGTCGAGTTCGACCTGCCGTCCGGCACCACCGTCGGCAGCTACTGGGACGCGCTGCTCACCCAGAGCGGCACGCACTTCACCTTCACCAACCGGGACTACAACGGGACGCTCGCCCCGGGCGCCTCCGCCGTCTTCGGCTGGGTCAGCTCCGGCGCCGGCGTCCCGGCCAACTGTGAGCTCAACGGCGCTTCCTGCGACGCGGGCGGCGGCAGCGGAGGCGGCGGCGACACCACGGCCCCCTCGGTGCCGACCGGTGTCTTGGTGGGGTCGGCGACCAGCTCCTCGCTGACCGTGCACTGGAACGCAGCCACCGACAACTCCGGCTCGGTGGCGGGTTACGAGGTCTCCCGCAACGGCGGCGCCCCCGCCGCCGTGACCGGCACCTCGTACACCGCGACCGGTCTCACCGCGTCCACCTCGTACTCCTTCCAAGTGAGGGCGAAGGACGCCGCGGGCAACACCTCGGCGTACAGCGCGGCCGTCTCCGGCAGCACCGCGGCCGGCAGCGGCGGGGGCGGCACCACCACCCCCGGTTTGGTCCGCACCGCCCCGTACGTCGACATGGGCGCCTGGCCGACGCCCAGCCTGACCGCGATGTCCCAGGCGAGCGGGGTGAAGGACTTCACACTCGGATTCGTCACCTCGGCCGGCTGCAAGGCTTCGTGGTTCAACGCCTACGACCCGCGCGCGGCCTGGGCCAAGGACCAGATCGACGCGATCAGGGCGGCCGGCGGAGACGTGAAGGTCTCCTTCGGCGGTGCCAGCGGCATCGAGCTGGCCCAGGCCTGCTCCTCGGTGGACGCGCTCTACACCGAGTACGCGGCCGTGGTCGACGCGTACAACCTCACCTACGTCGACTTCGACATCGAGGGGGCGGCCGTCGCGGAGCCCGCGTCGATCGCCCTGCGCTCGCAGGCCCTCGCCAGGCTCCAGCAGACCCACCCGAGCCTGCGGATCTCGCTCACCTTGCCGGTGCTGCCCAACGGGCTGACCTCGGACGGGCTGAACGTGGTCACGTCGGCGAAGAACGCGGGCGTCAACCTCGACATGGTGAACGCGATGGCCATGGACTACTACCAGAGCGTCGACTACGGCGACGCGGCGGTCCAGGCGGCGAACGCCGTGTTCAGCCAGCTCACGTCGCTCTACCCGGGCAGGACCGACGCCCAGGTGTGGGCGATGGTCGGGGTGACGCCGATGCTCGGCCAGAACGACGACGGGCACGTCTACGACCAGTCCGACGCCCGCCAGCTCGTCTCCTTCGCGCAGGGCAAGCACCTGGGCATGCTCTCGTTCTGGGAGGAAGGCCGGGACGCCAACGCGTGCAGCGGCGCGCTCTACAAGTGCACCAACATCGCGCAGGCGCCGTACGAGTTCTCGAAGATCTTCGCGGCGTACACGGGCTGA
- the ptsP gene encoding phosphoenolpyruvate--protein phosphotransferase has protein sequence METTLRGVGVSHGVAIGGVRHMGTAVLEPAARQIPSEEVPREQRRARQALDAVAVDLTARGRLAGGDAQAVLEAQALMAQDPELTADVERRIAAGSSAERAVYDAFASYRALLAAAGEYLAGRVADLDDVRDRIVARLLGVPMPGVPDSDEPYVLVARDLAPADTALLDPSLVLGFVTEEGGPTSHSAILARALGVPAVVALPGATDLAEGTVVAVDGGSGEVFVAPSSTKRSELTTAAAARKAALAGSSGPGRTADGHRVPLLANVGGPADVPAAVAAGAEGVGLFRTEFLFLDDSVRAPSEEKQFAAYREVLAAFPEGRVVVRVLDAGADKRLDFLTPADEPNPALGVRGLRSLLAHPDVLRTQLRALARASEGLPARLEVMAPMVADRQDAKAFADACRAAGLAAEFGVMVEIPSAALRARSVLREVGFLSLGTNDLAQYTFAADRQVGAVARWQDPWQPALLDLVAFAAEAAMAEDKGCGVCGEAAADPLLACVLVGLGISSLSMGAASIPYVRATLARHTLAQCGRAATAARAADRAADARQAAQAALSAA, from the coding sequence ATGGAGACAACGCTGCGGGGCGTCGGGGTCAGCCACGGTGTGGCGATCGGTGGGGTACGGCACATGGGTACGGCCGTGCTGGAGCCAGCGGCCCGGCAGATCCCCTCGGAGGAGGTACCGCGGGAGCAGAGAAGGGCGCGGCAGGCGCTGGACGCGGTCGCGGTCGATCTGACCGCGCGCGGTCGGCTGGCCGGTGGTGACGCGCAGGCGGTCCTGGAGGCGCAGGCGTTGATGGCGCAGGACCCGGAGCTGACGGCCGACGTGGAGCGCCGGATCGCGGCGGGGAGCAGCGCCGAGCGGGCGGTGTACGACGCCTTCGCCTCGTACCGGGCGTTGCTGGCGGCCGCGGGCGAGTACCTGGCCGGGCGGGTCGCGGACCTCGACGACGTACGGGACCGGATCGTGGCCCGGCTGCTGGGGGTGCCGATGCCGGGAGTGCCGGACAGCGACGAGCCGTACGTCCTGGTCGCACGGGATCTCGCGCCGGCCGACACGGCGCTGCTCGACCCTTCTCTTGTGCTCGGCTTCGTGACCGAGGAGGGCGGGCCGACCAGTCACAGTGCGATTCTGGCCCGTGCTCTGGGGGTGCCGGCGGTAGTCGCGCTGCCGGGGGCCACTGATCTGGCCGAGGGCACGGTCGTCGCGGTGGACGGCGGCTCGGGTGAGGTCTTCGTGGCGCCGAGCAGTACCAAGCGGAGCGAGCTGACCACCGCGGCGGCGGCTCGGAAGGCGGCGCTGGCGGGTTCCTCCGGGCCGGGGCGGACCGCGGACGGGCACAGGGTGCCGTTGCTGGCGAACGTGGGCGGGCCGGCCGACGTGCCGGCCGCGGTGGCGGCGGGCGCGGAGGGCGTCGGCCTGTTCCGTACCGAGTTCCTCTTCCTGGACGACTCGGTGCGGGCGCCTTCCGAGGAGAAGCAGTTCGCGGCCTACCGCGAGGTGCTCGCGGCCTTCCCCGAGGGCCGGGTGGTGGTCCGGGTGCTGGACGCGGGCGCGGACAAGCGGCTGGACTTCCTGACGCCGGCGGACGAGCCGAACCCGGCGCTCGGGGTGCGCGGGCTGCGCTCGCTGCTGGCACACCCGGATGTGCTGCGTACACAGTTGCGCGCGCTCGCGCGGGCGTCCGAGGGGCTCCCGGCGCGCTTGGAGGTCATGGCGCCGATGGTGGCGGATCGCCAGGACGCGAAGGCGTTCGCCGACGCCTGCCGTGCGGCGGGGCTCGCGGCGGAGTTCGGCGTGATGGTGGAGATCCCCTCGGCGGCGCTGCGGGCGCGGTCGGTGCTGCGGGAGGTGGGGTTCCTTTCGCTGGGCACCAACGACCTGGCGCAGTACACCTTCGCGGCGGACCGACAGGTGGGTGCGGTGGCGCGGTGGCAGGACCCGTGGCAGCCCGCGCTGCTCGACCTGGTGGCCTTCGCCGCCGAGGCGGCCATGGCCGAGGACAAGGGCTGCGGGGTCTGTGGCGAGGCGGCCGCGGATCCGCTCCTCGCGTGCGTGCTGGTCGGTCTCGGGATCTCCAGCCTTTCCATGGGGGCGGCGTCGATTCCCTACGTACGGGCGACGCTGGCCCGGCACACGCTGGCCCAGTGCGGACGTGCCGCCACCGCCGCGCGGGCGGCCGACCGCGCGGCGGACGCCCGCCAGGCCGCGCAGGCCGCGCTGTCGGCCGCCTAG
- a CDS encoding PTS sugar transporter subunit IIA — MTTVSSPLTGRAVGLDAVPDPVFSGAMVGPGTAIDPLREPGSEAVSPVDGILVSLHPHAFVVVDDEGHGVLTHLGVDTVQLNGEGFELLAAKGDSVSRGQAIVRWDPVSVAAAGKSPLCPVIALEATAEALTEVADSGEIVAGATLFNWK; from the coding sequence ATGACGACCGTGTCCTCTCCCCTCACCGGGCGGGCCGTCGGGCTCGACGCGGTGCCCGATCCGGTGTTCTCGGGGGCGATGGTGGGGCCCGGTACGGCCATTGATCCGCTGCGGGAGCCGGGCAGCGAGGCGGTGTCCCCGGTCGACGGCATCCTCGTGTCGCTGCATCCGCACGCGTTCGTCGTGGTGGACGACGAGGGGCACGGGGTACTGACACATCTCGGGGTCGACACGGTGCAGCTCAACGGCGAGGGGTTCGAGTTGCTGGCCGCCAAGGGGGACAGTGTTTCCCGCGGGCAGGCGATCGTGCGGTGGGACCCGGTGTCGGTCGCGGCGGCCGGCAAGTCGCCGCTGTGTCCGGTGATCGCGCTGGAGGCGACCGCGGAGGCGTTGACCGAGGTCGCGGACAGCGGTGAGATCGTAGCCGGGGCCACCCTCTTCAACTGGAAGTAG
- a CDS encoding CDP-alcohol phosphatidyltransferase family protein, with the protein MEVQETRVQTDRIFTIPNILSMARLVGVPVFLWLILWPEFGGPKVDGWALLVLALSGVSDYLDGKLARRWNQISSLGRVLDPAADRLFVLSTLVGLTWRGILPLWLTVLLLAREVMMAVMLLILRRHHYGPPQVNFIGKAATFNLMYAFPLLLLSDGSGWLATLAAVFGWAFAGWGTTLYWWAGILYAVQVRRLVRADTAAD; encoded by the coding sequence GTGGAGGTCCAGGAGACACGGGTGCAAACGGATCGGATCTTCACGATTCCGAACATCCTGAGTATGGCCCGGCTGGTCGGCGTCCCCGTGTTCCTGTGGCTGATTCTGTGGCCCGAGTTCGGCGGCCCCAAGGTCGACGGCTGGGCGCTGCTGGTGCTGGCGCTGAGCGGTGTGAGCGACTACCTGGACGGGAAGCTGGCCCGTCGCTGGAATCAGATCAGCAGCCTCGGGCGCGTCCTGGATCCGGCCGCGGACCGGCTGTTTGTTCTGTCCACGCTGGTCGGGCTCACCTGGCGTGGCATCCTGCCGCTGTGGCTCACGGTGCTGCTGCTGGCACGTGAGGTGATGATGGCGGTGATGCTGCTGATTCTGCGGAGGCACCACTACGGCCCACCCCAGGTGAACTTCATCGGGAAAGCGGCTACCTTCAACCTCATGTACGCCTTTCCGCTGCTCCTGCTGAGCGACGGAAGTGGATGGCTTGCGACCCTGGCGGCTGTTTTCGGCTGGGCTTTCGCAGGTTGGGGTACAACCCTGTACTGGTGGGCAGGGATCCTCTATGCGGTGCAGGTCCGGCGACTTGTCCGGGCGGACACCGCGGCTGACTGA
- a CDS encoding mannose-1-phosphate guanyltransferase, giving the protein MKAVVMAGGEGTRLRPMTSSMPKPLLPVVNRPIMQHVLTLLKRHGLTETVVTVQFLASLVKNYFGDGEELGMELTYAHEEKPLGTAGSVKNAEEALKDDSFLVISGDALTDFDLTELIEFHKEKGALVTVCLTRVPNPLEFGITIVDDEGRVERFLEKPTWGQVFSDTVNTGIYVMEPEVFNYVESDVSVDWSGDVFPQLLKEGKPIYGFIAEGYWEDVGTHESYVKAQADVLERKVDVDIDGFEISPGVWVAEGAEVHPDAILRGPLYIGDYAKVEAGAEIREHSVIGSNVVVKTGAFLHKAVIADNVYIGQHTNLRGCVIGKNTDVMRAARIEEGAVIGDECLIGEESIITGNVRVYPFKTVEAGAFVNTSVIWESRGQAHLFGARGVSGILNVEITPELAVRLAGAYATTLKKGSTVTTARDHSRGARALKRAVISALQASAIDVRDLENVPMPVARQQTARGSAGGIMIRTTPGRPDSLDIMFFDERGADLSAAGQRKLDRVFARQEYRRAFPGEIGDLNFPATVFDSYTGALLRAVDTSGIADSGLKVVVDAANGSAGLVLPSLLGRLGVDALTVNPGLDEARPTETEEGRRAGLVRLGEMVSSARAAFGVRFDPVGERMSLVDERGRIVEDDRALLVLLDLVAAERRSGRVALPVTTTRIGEQVAAYHGTQVTWTTTSPDDLTRVGREEGTIFGGDGRGGFIVPEFSSVFDGSAAFVRLIGLVARTQLTLSQIDARIPRAHVLKRDVPTPWAVKGSVMRRVVEEAGDRSVDTTDGVRVVESDGRWVMVLPDPAEAVTHLWAEGPDDASAQALLDEWSEVVESAGH; this is encoded by the coding sequence ATGAAGGCGGTTGTAATGGCCGGCGGCGAGGGTACCCGCCTTCGCCCGATGACCTCGAGCATGCCCAAACCTCTGCTGCCTGTGGTGAACCGTCCGATCATGCAGCACGTCCTGACCCTGCTCAAGCGGCACGGCCTCACTGAGACGGTGGTCACAGTCCAGTTCCTGGCGTCCCTGGTGAAGAACTACTTCGGGGACGGCGAAGAGCTGGGGATGGAGCTCACCTACGCGCACGAGGAAAAACCGCTGGGGACGGCCGGCAGCGTCAAGAACGCCGAAGAGGCACTGAAGGACGATTCCTTCCTCGTGATTTCCGGTGACGCCCTCACCGATTTCGATCTGACCGAGCTGATCGAATTTCACAAGGAGAAGGGCGCGCTGGTCACCGTGTGCCTGACCCGGGTGCCGAATCCGCTGGAGTTCGGTATCACGATCGTCGACGACGAAGGCCGGGTCGAACGTTTCCTGGAGAAGCCCACCTGGGGCCAGGTGTTCTCCGACACGGTGAACACCGGTATCTACGTGATGGAGCCCGAGGTCTTCAACTACGTCGAGTCCGACGTGTCCGTGGACTGGTCGGGCGACGTCTTTCCGCAGCTGCTGAAGGAGGGGAAGCCGATCTACGGCTTCATCGCCGAAGGCTACTGGGAGGACGTGGGCACCCATGAGAGCTATGTGAAGGCGCAGGCGGACGTCCTGGAGCGCAAGGTCGACGTCGACATCGACGGTTTCGAGATCTCGCCGGGTGTATGGGTGGCGGAGGGGGCCGAGGTGCATCCCGACGCGATTCTGCGCGGGCCGCTGTACATCGGTGACTACGCCAAGGTCGAGGCCGGCGCGGAGATCCGCGAGCACAGTGTGATCGGCTCGAACGTGGTGGTGAAGACCGGTGCCTTCCTGCACAAGGCGGTCATCGCCGACAACGTCTACATCGGGCAGCACACCAATCTGCGCGGCTGCGTGATCGGCAAGAACACCGACGTGATGCGGGCCGCGCGGATCGAGGAGGGCGCGGTCATCGGTGACGAGTGCCTGATCGGCGAGGAATCCATCATCACCGGCAACGTACGGGTCTATCCGTTCAAGACCGTCGAGGCCGGCGCCTTCGTCAACACCTCCGTCATCTGGGAGTCGCGCGGACAGGCGCATCTGTTCGGTGCCCGCGGGGTGTCCGGCATCCTGAACGTGGAGATCACCCCGGAGCTGGCCGTGCGGCTGGCCGGCGCGTACGCGACCACGCTGAAGAAGGGCTCGACGGTCACCACGGCGCGAGACCACTCACGTGGTGCCCGGGCGCTCAAGCGGGCGGTGATCTCGGCGCTGCAGGCCAGTGCGATCGACGTGCGGGACCTGGAGAACGTGCCGATGCCGGTGGCACGGCAGCAGACCGCCCGGGGCAGCGCCGGCGGGATCATGATCAGGACCACGCCGGGGCGGCCGGACTCGCTGGACATCATGTTCTTCGACGAACGCGGGGCGGATCTGTCGGCGGCCGGGCAGCGCAAGCTGGACCGGGTGTTCGCGCGTCAGGAATACCGCCGGGCATTCCCCGGGGAGATCGGCGACCTGAACTTCCCGGCGACGGTGTTCGACTCGTACACGGGCGCGCTGCTGCGGGCCGTGGACACCTCGGGTATCGCCGACTCGGGGCTGAAGGTCGTGGTGGACGCCGCCAACGGCAGCGCCGGTCTGGTGCTGCCGAGCCTGCTGGGCCGGCTCGGGGTGGACGCGCTGACCGTCAACCCCGGTCTGGACGAGGCACGTCCCACGGAGACCGAGGAGGGCCGCAGGGCGGGTCTGGTACGGCTCGGGGAGATGGTGTCCTCGGCGCGTGCCGCGTTCGGCGTGCGGTTCGACCCGGTGGGCGAGCGGATGTCGCTGGTCGACGAGCGGGGCCGGATCGTCGAGGACGACCGGGCGCTGCTGGTGCTGCTCGACCTGGTGGCCGCGGAGCGGCGCAGCGGGCGGGTGGCGCTGCCGGTGACCACGACCAGGATCGGCGAGCAGGTCGCGGCGTACCACGGTACCCAGGTGACGTGGACCACGACGTCGCCGGACGACCTGACCCGAGTGGGCCGGGAGGAGGGCACGATCTTCGGCGGCGACGGGCGCGGCGGGTTCATCGTGCCGGAGTTCAGCAGCGTCTTCGACGGGTCCGCCGCGTTCGTCCGGCTGATCGGCCTGGTGGCGCGTACCCAGCTCACGCTGAGCCAGATCGACGCCCGTATCCCGCGCGCCCACGTCCTCAAGCGGGACGTGCCGACGCCGTGGGCGGTCAAGGGCTCGGTGATGCGCCGGGTGGTGGAGGAGGCCGGCGACCGGTCGGTGGACACCACCGACGGCGTGCGGGTCGTGGAGTCCGACGGGCGCTGGGTGATGGTACTGCCCGACCCGGCGGAGGCCGTCACCCACCTGTGGGCCGAGGGACCCGACGACGCCTCGGCGCAAGCCCTGCTGGACGAGTGGTCGGAGGTCGTGGAGAGCGCCGGACACTGA
- a CDS encoding DUF881 domain-containing protein codes for MCGMSQQQPDRSSPVAGAAPRRPDASMSLLTNVMEHSLDDGYAEAAARRGQVGTSRLPTALGGRLWLAAGLVLAAIVVTLGAAQAHRSAPTQAAERQRLIDRIQSETKSADRLQQDVDSLRDTVSAEQQAALRHRGGDADALLELLAAATPVEGPGVRLVVDDAREASQGDTGGPRESSGFSDTGRVRDRDMQRVVNGLWASGAEAVTVNGQRLTALSAIRAAGDAILVDNKPLAPPYTVLAIGDGKRLSKAFQESADGQYLHVLQENYGIRASVSVQDKLQLAAAPSLIVRYAKPAAAQHVPDGARRAAGAGNGKGSK; via the coding sequence ATGTGCGGCATGTCGCAGCAGCAACCCGACCGGAGCAGCCCCGTGGCCGGGGCTGCTCCTCGGCGTCCGGACGCCTCCATGTCGCTGCTCACCAACGTCATGGAGCACAGCCTGGACGACGGGTACGCCGAGGCCGCCGCCCGCCGGGGCCAGGTCGGCACCTCCCGGCTGCCCACGGCGCTCGGCGGCCGGCTGTGGCTTGCCGCGGGCTTGGTGCTCGCCGCGATCGTCGTCACGCTGGGCGCCGCCCAGGCACATCGTTCCGCGCCGACGCAGGCCGCGGAACGGCAGCGGCTGATCGACCGGATCCAGAGCGAGACCAAGAGCGCCGACCGGCTCCAGCAGGACGTCGACTCGCTGCGGGACACCGTGTCCGCCGAGCAGCAGGCGGCGCTCAGGCACCGGGGCGGGGACGCCGACGCCCTGCTGGAGCTGCTGGCCGCAGCCACGCCGGTAGAGGGGCCCGGTGTGCGGCTGGTCGTCGACGACGCCAGGGAGGCGTCCCAGGGGGACACCGGGGGCCCGCGGGAGAGCAGCGGCTTCTCCGACACCGGCCGGGTCCGTGACCGCGACATGCAGCGGGTGGTGAACGGCCTGTGGGCCTCCGGCGCCGAGGCGGTCACCGTCAACGGGCAGCGCCTCACCGCCCTGTCGGCGATCCGGGCCGCGGGTGACGCCATACTGGTCGACAACAAACCGCTGGCGCCGCCGTACACGGTGCTGGCGATCGGGGACGGGAAGCGGTTGAGCAAGGCATTCCAGGAGAGCGCGGACGGGCAGTACCTGCACGTCCTGCAGGAGAACTACGGGATCCGCGCGAGCGTCTCCGTCCAGGACAAGCTGCAACTGGCCGCCGCACCCAGCCTGATCGTGCGGTACGCCAAGCCGGCCGCCGCACAGCACGTGCCCGACGGCGCGCGGCGGGCGGCCGGCGCCGGGAACGGAAAGGGTTCGAAGTGA
- a CDS encoding small basic family protein — MIAVLGLVVGVVVGLVVRPVVPSGVEPYLPIAVVAALDAVFGGLRAMLDGIFDDKVFVVSFLSNVVVAALIVFLGDKLGVGSQLSTGVVVVLGIRIFSNAAAIRRHVFRA, encoded by the coding sequence GTGATCGCCGTACTGGGCCTCGTCGTGGGAGTCGTGGTCGGACTCGTGGTGCGCCCTGTGGTGCCCTCCGGGGTCGAGCCCTATCTCCCGATCGCGGTGGTCGCCGCGCTCGACGCCGTCTTCGGCGGCCTGCGGGCCATGCTGGACGGGATCTTCGACGACAAGGTGTTCGTCGTCTCCTTCCTGTCCAACGTGGTCGTGGCCGCCCTCATCGTCTTCCTCGGTGACAAGCTCGGCGTCGGCTCCCAGCTGTCGACCGGTGTCGTGGTGGTGCTCGGCATCCGGATCTTCTCCAACGCGGCCGCCATCCGCCGCCACGTCTTCCGGGCGTGA